From the Maioricimonas rarisocia genome, one window contains:
- a CDS encoding Swt1 family HEPN domain-containing protein: MSTNSERIALALDHLTDGMAPYVEGKLRAIYRKDWARQAANSFRSERGRPRKDGDHFEWDAHSLLTVMWDHWNSLFRHDLGHYERSLVSELREYRNRWAHQQDFDFADTFRVLDSVRRLLEAVHADNVAEVSGLQTSILESHVADAVNSQIQRTAFQRNKWWVIAIYTTCCSMIIWHMLTLERAGANVVASITVLTLLYLIYQQFKMEPPVYYGPHECHRCHRIIYGNECPYCPKSLFDTPSITAH; encoded by the coding sequence GTGTCGACCAACAGCGAACGGATAGCACTGGCTCTCGATCATCTGACGGACGGCATGGCACCGTACGTTGAGGGGAAGCTGCGTGCGATCTATCGCAAGGACTGGGCACGGCAGGCGGCCAACAGTTTTCGGTCCGAACGGGGACGGCCGCGCAAGGATGGCGACCATTTCGAGTGGGACGCCCACTCGCTGCTGACCGTGATGTGGGATCACTGGAACAGCCTGTTCCGTCACGACCTCGGCCACTACGAACGGAGCCTGGTCAGCGAACTGCGGGAGTACCGCAACCGCTGGGCGCACCAGCAGGACTTCGACTTCGCCGACACGTTCCGTGTGCTCGACAGTGTGCGGCGGCTGCTCGAAGCGGTCCACGCCGACAATGTGGCCGAAGTGTCCGGTCTGCAGACTTCGATTCTCGAGTCGCACGTTGCCGATGCCGTCAATTCGCAGATCCAGCGAACGGCGTTCCAGCGGAACAAATGGTGGGTGATCGCGATTTACACCACCTGCTGCTCGATGATTATCTGGCACATGCTGACGCTGGAACGTGCCGGGGCCAACGTGGTTGCGTCGATCACCGTTCTGACGCTGCTGTACCTGATCTACCAGCAGTTCAAGATGGAGCCGCCGGTGTACTACGGGCCCCACGAGTGCCACCGGTGTCACCGCATCATTTACGGCAACGAGTGCCCCTACTGCCCGAAATCGCTGTTCGATACGCCCTCGATCACCGCGCACTGA
- a CDS encoding response regulator yields the protein MTDAGSTSSDRILIADDNQQNRELLEAYLADDGHDIFMATDGVETIDMAVSEQPDLILLDIMMPKLSGYEVCQQLKQDERTRDIPVLMVTALKEMGDIERAVAAGADDFLTKPVHRIELKTRVRSLLRVRHLTNERDRLLAYLAEVEQPPASRRSGTP from the coding sequence ATGACGGACGCAGGGAGCACATCGTCCGATCGGATCCTGATCGCCGACGACAATCAGCAGAACCGGGAACTGCTCGAGGCGTACCTCGCCGACGACGGTCATGACATCTTCATGGCCACCGATGGTGTGGAGACGATCGACATGGCGGTCTCCGAGCAACCGGATCTGATCCTGCTGGACATCATGATGCCCAAGCTGAGCGGCTACGAAGTCTGCCAGCAGCTCAAGCAGGACGAGCGGACGCGGGATATTCCGGTGCTGATGGTGACCGCCCTGAAAGAAATGGGCGATATCGAACGAGCCGTCGCGGCCGGTGCCGACGACTTTCTCACCAAACCGGTCCACCGCATCGAACTCAAAACGCGAGTCCGATCGCTGCTGCGTGTCCGGCACCTGACCAACGAACGGGACCGGCTGCTGGCCTACCTGGCCGAAGTCGAGCAGCCACCGGCCTCCCGCAGGTCCGGAACTCCGTAG
- a CDS encoding class I SAM-dependent rRNA methyltransferase → MTTDSAEAFPTVILKKRKALPFFSRHPWVFAGAIARVEGEPQPGDEVLLRSHEGQFIARGLFNPESNIRVRLYSWKEDQPLDREFWSARLDDAIALRKKLFGKPARGCRLVFSESDGLSGLTVDQYGEFLLVQWTSRALAARQQDFYELLNEKVKPRGIWQRTERGVGEAEGLAVADSLATGSAPPRPLFVEENGLQFGVDVVEGQKTGFYFDQRDNRAAVARYLKGSNVLDMFCYTGGFSIAAAKLGEARHVTGVDSSESALDMARRNAELNEVSSQVSFEQGDAFRTLESLVEEKKRFDAVILDPPKMARSRGGIERAARGYFSLNRLALDLLEPNGLLVTCSCSGLISREDFEQILAKVALDAGRSLQVLEVRGQAADHPVSVHCLETSYLKCFICRVV, encoded by the coding sequence ATGACCACCGATTCTGCCGAAGCGTTCCCCACCGTCATTCTCAAGAAGCGGAAGGCCCTTCCCTTCTTCAGCCGCCATCCCTGGGTGTTCGCCGGGGCCATTGCCCGGGTCGAGGGTGAGCCGCAACCGGGAGACGAGGTGCTCCTCCGTTCGCACGAGGGGCAGTTCATCGCCCGTGGTCTGTTCAACCCCGAGAGCAACATCCGCGTGCGGCTCTATTCGTGGAAGGAAGACCAGCCACTCGACCGCGAATTCTGGTCAGCCCGGCTCGACGATGCGATCGCGTTGCGGAAGAAGCTGTTCGGAAAGCCGGCTCGGGGCTGCCGCCTCGTCTTCAGCGAGAGTGACGGACTCTCCGGTCTGACGGTCGATCAGTACGGCGAATTTCTGCTCGTGCAGTGGACAAGTCGTGCCCTCGCCGCCCGGCAGCAGGACTTCTACGAACTGCTCAACGAGAAGGTGAAACCCCGCGGCATCTGGCAGCGAACCGAGCGGGGCGTCGGCGAAGCGGAAGGTCTGGCCGTCGCCGATTCTCTTGCAACCGGAAGCGCCCCACCCCGCCCGCTGTTCGTCGAAGAGAACGGCCTGCAGTTCGGCGTGGATGTCGTCGAAGGCCAGAAAACCGGATTCTATTTCGACCAACGGGACAACCGGGCAGCCGTCGCCCGCTATCTGAAGGGAAGCAACGTCCTCGACATGTTCTGCTACACCGGTGGGTTCAGCATAGCCGCTGCGAAACTGGGGGAGGCCCGGCACGTCACCGGAGTCGATTCGTCCGAGTCGGCGCTCGACATGGCACGGCGGAATGCGGAGCTCAATGAAGTCTCCTCGCAGGTCTCGTTCGAGCAGGGAGACGCATTCCGTACGCTGGAAAGTCTCGTCGAAGAGAAGAAGCGGTTCGATGCCGTCATCCTCGATCCCCCCAAGATGGCGCGGTCGCGAGGCGGAATCGAACGGGCCGCACGGGGTTACTTCAGCCTCAACCGGCTCGCCTTGGACCTGCTGGAACCGAACGGACTGCTCGTTACCTGCAGCTGCTCGGGGCTGATCTCGCGGGAGGACTTCGAGCAGATTCTGGCGAAGGTGGCGCTCGACGCCGGCCGGTCTCTGCAGGTCCTCGAAGTTCGCGGGCAGGCGGCCGACCACCCGGTGTCGGTTCACTGCCTCGAGACGTCGTATCTGAAGTGCTTTATCTGTCGCGTCGTTTGA
- a CDS encoding zinc-binding alcohol dehydrogenase family protein: protein MKAIQLAEPRQFAQIEIDEPSSPGPGEALVATHRMGICGTDLSGYLGKMPFFRYPRIPGHELGVEVLAVGEGVTNIKPGDRCSIEPYMNCGACFACRNGHGNCCENLNVIGVMVDGGLRERFLVRADKLHPSTKLTYDQLALVETLAIGCHATDRGAPQKGEHALVIGAGPIGLSTLEFTRLTGATVTVMDLVPSRLEFVKKTYGIKHTVVFKGDGSELEQMHEITDGGLYKVVTDATGNNRSMANALNYVGHTGTLVYVGITTDEISFAHPLMHRREMTLKGSRNAMPGDFTRIIGLIEDGTINTNPWITHRTSFDAMIDNFEDYTKPETGVLKAIVEVA, encoded by the coding sequence ATGAAAGCCATTCAGCTGGCCGAACCCCGGCAGTTCGCGCAGATCGAGATCGACGAACCCTCCTCCCCCGGCCCCGGCGAGGCCCTCGTCGCCACGCACCGGATGGGAATCTGCGGCACCGACCTGAGCGGATACCTGGGGAAGATGCCCTTCTTCCGCTATCCCCGTATTCCCGGTCATGAACTGGGTGTCGAGGTGCTCGCTGTCGGTGAAGGCGTAACGAACATCAAGCCCGGCGACCGCTGCAGCATCGAGCCGTACATGAACTGCGGTGCCTGCTTCGCCTGCCGCAATGGCCACGGCAACTGCTGCGAGAATCTGAACGTCATCGGCGTGATGGTGGACGGCGGCCTTCGCGAGCGATTTCTTGTTCGGGCGGACAAGCTGCATCCGTCGACGAAGCTGACCTACGACCAGCTTGCCCTCGTGGAGACACTGGCGATCGGCTGCCACGCCACCGATCGTGGTGCCCCGCAGAAGGGAGAGCATGCCCTGGTCATCGGCGCCGGCCCGATCGGTCTGTCGACGCTCGAATTCACCCGGCTGACCGGCGCCACGGTCACGGTGATGGATCTCGTTCCCTCCCGACTCGAGTTCGTGAAGAAGACGTACGGCATCAAGCACACGGTCGTCTTCAAGGGGGACGGTTCGGAACTCGAGCAGATGCACGAGATCACCGATGGTGGCCTCTACAAGGTCGTCACGGATGCCACCGGCAACAACCGGTCGATGGCGAATGCCCTCAACTACGTCGGCCATACTGGCACGCTCGTCTACGTGGGGATCACGACCGACGAGATCTCCTTCGCCCATCCGCTGATGCACCGCCGCGAGATGACGCTCAAAGGCAGCCGCAACGCGATGCCGGGCGACTTTACCCGAATCATCGGGCTCATTGAAGACGGCACGATCAACACGAATCCCTGGATCACGCATCGTACGTCGTTCGACGCGATGATCGACAACTTCGAAGACTACACCAAACCGGAAACGGGCGTTCTGAAAGCGATCGTCGAGGTTGCCTGA